One window of the Granulicella arctica genome contains the following:
- a CDS encoding capsule assembly Wzi family protein: protein MFALSSAMAQTAPAPSAPIPTTQSPDVTPSRPPYDPNLIPTPPAAPVAQPAPPPVIVREPKAAGQPKYTQSEIYTAYEPYGPYGPHNVEDMDGHFGSSYIPVDSWIYPEMMRLYGMGYIDTAFLAMRPWTRLSVVHMLRQSQDSILGGDNQEAQEILAVLLRELTDELPTGNIPRGAVYGAQSVYTRMMGIGGTPLRDSYHLGQTIINDYGRPYQKGFNNVTGFSSLNEWSRFSLHVRAEYQHAPSAAGYSPTLSAYVSSRDEVPYSGFNLNQDTVPSGPIAAQNPFRIVEATLSFHLAGHEFSGGKTDAWIGPGMGGGMSWSNNAENIYAFRINRVEPLHIPLVSRVLGPIRYDFFMGSLKGHTYPNHPWAHSETLEFAPTANFQFGFQRTIVFGGAGHEPVNFHTFIKGFFDVNDTTEAEKFSRDDPGARFSSFNFSYRLPLLRNYATFYADSETHDDVLPISAPRRAGYRTGLYISHFPVIKKLDLRAEAVSTDCSTLACTQGGAQYTETVQRQAYTNKGLLLGDWIGREAKGGQAWVTYHLSGNEWVQFSYLNKKTPYDFIAGGTTQNQFTASVVKRIGKDLEVNGWVQVERWKAPVYLPGLQSNTTAAVQFTWYPKLHTTPGKQ from the coding sequence ATGTTTGCTCTCTCGTCAGCCATGGCCCAGACTGCCCCTGCTCCTTCAGCGCCCATCCCGACGACACAGTCGCCTGATGTAACCCCCTCTCGGCCGCCATACGATCCCAATCTTATTCCGACGCCACCCGCTGCACCGGTGGCTCAACCGGCGCCCCCGCCGGTGATCGTCCGCGAGCCCAAGGCCGCCGGTCAGCCGAAGTATACGCAGTCCGAGATCTATACCGCCTACGAGCCCTATGGCCCCTACGGTCCCCATAACGTTGAGGACATGGACGGTCACTTTGGCTCTTCCTACATCCCCGTCGATAGTTGGATCTATCCAGAGATGATGCGTCTCTACGGCATGGGCTACATTGACACAGCTTTTCTCGCGATGCGACCCTGGACGCGTCTCAGCGTCGTTCATATGCTGCGGCAGTCGCAGGATTCGATTCTCGGCGGCGACAATCAGGAGGCACAGGAGATTCTCGCCGTGCTCCTTCGCGAGTTGACCGACGAACTACCAACCGGCAATATACCCCGCGGCGCAGTCTACGGAGCGCAATCGGTATACACCCGCATGATGGGGATCGGTGGAACACCCCTTCGCGATAGCTATCACCTCGGTCAGACCATCATCAACGACTATGGGCGGCCCTATCAAAAGGGCTTCAATAACGTCACAGGTTTTTCAAGCCTCAACGAGTGGAGCCGATTCTCGCTGCATGTTAGGGCTGAGTACCAGCACGCACCCTCCGCAGCTGGCTATTCGCCGACACTCTCAGCCTATGTTTCCTCAAGAGATGAGGTACCTTACTCGGGCTTCAATCTAAACCAGGATACGGTTCCCTCCGGTCCGATCGCTGCACAGAATCCTTTCCGCATCGTTGAAGCGACGCTCTCTTTCCACCTGGCCGGGCACGAGTTCTCCGGCGGCAAGACCGACGCCTGGATCGGCCCCGGAATGGGCGGCGGCATGTCATGGTCGAACAACGCTGAAAACATCTACGCCTTCCGCATCAACCGGGTTGAGCCGTTGCACATTCCCCTCGTCTCCCGCGTACTGGGGCCCATCCGGTACGACTTCTTCATGGGCAGTCTGAAGGGTCACACTTACCCAAACCACCCATGGGCTCACTCGGAAACTTTAGAGTTTGCCCCCACTGCAAACTTCCAGTTTGGCTTTCAGCGAACCATCGTCTTCGGCGGTGCTGGACATGAGCCGGTAAACTTCCACACCTTCATCAAGGGCTTTTTCGATGTGAACGATACGACCGAGGCTGAGAAGTTCTCCCGCGATGATCCCGGCGCGCGCTTCAGTTCCTTCAACTTCTCGTACAGGCTTCCCTTACTCAGAAACTATGCAACCTTCTACGCCGACTCGGAGACGCACGATGACGTGCTGCCCATCTCCGCTCCACGTCGCGCCGGCTATCGCACTGGCCTCTACATCTCGCATTTTCCCGTTATCAAGAAGCTCGACCTCAGGGCCGAAGCAGTTTCAACCGATTGCTCAACGCTTGCCTGCACGCAGGGCGGAGCTCAATACACGGAGACAGTTCAGCGGCAGGCCTACACCAACAAGGGTCTTCTGCTCGGCGACTGGATCGGCCGCGAGGCGAAGGGCGGACAGGCATGGGTGACCTATCACCTATCAGGCAATGAGTGGGTCCAGTTCTCTTATCTGAACAAGAAAACACCGTACGACTTTATAGCTGGCGGAACAACACAGAATCAATTCACCGCAAGCGTTGTTAAGCGCATCGGCAAAGATCTCGAAGTCAATGGCTGGGTACAGGTTGAGCGATGGAAGGCCCCCGTCTATCTACCAGGTCTTCAGAGCAACACCACCGCTGCCGTTCAGTTCACCTGGTACCCCAAGCTTCACACGACACCTGGCAAGCAATAG
- a CDS encoding thiamine pyrophosphate-dependent enzyme, translated as MGEMVGSKRAAGDTTPQESPLVPNRKMQRMYQGIIESRMLEELLRKRYKKAKLGSSYGQEACRNAALIDLEPGDLVSDLPESLTAAFLLGAEPGTIIENIVQKKSATSKSSFPASLLPPIGDTAERLHVALGAALTLKRLSPSRILVVFVEAGEVKPSTLKHTLHFAAQQELPMLFVVLPQPTSKVTSKVVRKALSPSARSTSLGVAGIPVDASDAVALYRVVQESIGRARSGGGPALMECTHLLLEGKKKSLVSDPAAAMGRTLLDRQICNQGWLDSVRSGFQVVLKAL; from the coding sequence ATGGGTGAGATGGTAGGCAGCAAGCGCGCAGCGGGAGATACGACTCCGCAGGAAAGCCCGCTCGTCCCGAACAGGAAGATGCAGCGCATGTACCAGGGCATCATCGAATCCCGAATGCTCGAAGAGCTTCTTCGCAAGCGATACAAAAAGGCGAAGCTTGGAAGCTCATACGGCCAGGAGGCCTGCAGAAATGCTGCCCTGATTGACCTCGAGCCGGGCGATCTGGTCAGCGACCTTCCGGAGAGCCTAACCGCAGCGTTCCTTCTGGGTGCGGAACCCGGCACCATCATCGAAAACATCGTTCAGAAAAAATCTGCAACGTCGAAAAGTTCTTTCCCTGCAAGTCTTCTGCCGCCCATCGGCGATACAGCCGAACGATTGCATGTAGCGCTTGGCGCTGCGCTGACCTTGAAGCGCCTCAGCCCCTCCCGCATACTCGTGGTCTTTGTAGAGGCTGGCGAGGTAAAGCCATCGACTTTGAAACACACCCTGCACTTCGCTGCCCAGCAGGAATTGCCGATGCTCTTCGTCGTTCTTCCCCAGCCAACGTCAAAGGTGACGAGCAAGGTCGTTCGCAAGGCACTGAGCCCTAGTGCTCGGTCTACATCGCTCGGTGTAGCGGGCATTCCGGTCGATGCAAGTGACGCGGTCGCCCTCTACCGCGTTGTGCAGGAGTCGATCGGGCGCGCTCGTTCCGGTGGCGGCCCCGCCCTGATGGAATGCACTCACCTACTGCTCGAAGGCAAAAAGAAGAGCCTGGTCTCTGATCCGGCAGCGGCCATGGGGCGTACGCTTCTGGACCGGCAGATCTGCAATCAGGGCTGGCTTGACAGCGTCCGTTCAGGCTTTCAGGTTGTTCTTAAGGCGCTGTAA
- the aceE gene encoding pyruvate dehydrogenase (acetyl-transferring), homodimeric type, which yields MTTKTELSAKIDFSAEMSEWIEAFDDVVAADWENGTELLNALRQRAREAGVPTPGEVTTPYRNTIAKHDEVPYPGDRNLERRVEALIRWNAMAMVHRQNKKDAGIGGHISTYSSLATLLEVGFNHFFHAKYGEQPGDFIYFQGHASPGVYARAFLEGRFDESRLGNFRHELRGEPGLSSYPHPWLMSDFWNFPTVSMGIGPLNAIYQARFMRYLENRNLIEKTDRKIWAFVGDGETDEVDTLGAISLGAREKLDNLIFVVNCNLQRLDGPVRGNKRIIDELEGVFLGAGWNVIKVIWGSDWDALFERDHTGLLLRRMEECVDGDYQTFKAKDGAYLREHFFGKYPELLELVKDYTDDQLITLHRGGHDPAKIYNAYKRAIEHKGGPTVILAKTVKGYGLGSAQARNATHSEKKLADDGLAAFVKRFDIPIPEQAAKDGAFYRPEQSAPEIVYMQERRKELGGYLPSRTVPKRDFRAPGLDFFTDWLGGSKGRAVSTTMGFVNMLNALLKNPVIGKLIVPIVPDEGRTFGFESVMKAVGIYAPEGQKYTPHDADMLLRYSEKKDGQILEEGITEAGSMASFTAAGTAYSNYNVPTIPFYMYYSMFGFQRIGDMVWAFADSRGKGFLMGGTAGRTTMLGEGLQHQDGHSHVLSSTVPTCVSYDPAFVYELAVVVQDGIRRMYQDGEDVFYYITMYNEDYAMPPMPEGVTEGILKGLYKLRSSTGGEAVAQLFGSGPILNEVLEAQTILSEKYGVQTDVWSVPSYTEVRREALAVERWNRLHPAEKERQSYLQAMLSGTTGPIIAASDYMKSIPDTLAPWLPGRLVTLGTDGFGRSDNREHLRRHFEVNAASIVGATLSKLAREGKFKPKAAQKAFVDLGLDTEAIDPARA from the coding sequence ATGACGACGAAGACTGAACTTTCCGCCAAGATCGATTTTTCCGCAGAGATGTCCGAGTGGATTGAGGCGTTCGACGATGTTGTCGCCGCAGATTGGGAGAACGGCACCGAACTCCTGAACGCCCTCCGCCAGCGTGCTCGCGAGGCAGGCGTTCCGACCCCAGGCGAGGTGACTACGCCCTATCGCAACACCATCGCGAAGCATGACGAAGTTCCCTACCCCGGCGACCGCAACCTGGAACGCCGCGTCGAAGCGCTGATCCGCTGGAACGCTATGGCGATGGTTCACCGCCAGAACAAGAAGGACGCCGGCATTGGCGGTCACATCTCCACCTACTCCTCGCTCGCCACGTTGCTTGAAGTCGGCTTTAACCACTTCTTTCACGCCAAGTACGGTGAACAGCCTGGCGACTTCATCTATTTTCAAGGCCACGCCTCACCCGGTGTCTATGCCCGCGCCTTCCTCGAAGGTCGTTTCGACGAATCACGTCTCGGCAACTTCCGCCACGAGCTCCGCGGCGAGCCAGGCCTAAGTTCCTACCCGCATCCCTGGCTGATGTCCGACTTCTGGAACTTCCCTACCGTCTCCATGGGAATCGGTCCGCTGAATGCTATCTACCAGGCCCGCTTCATGCGGTACCTTGAAAACCGCAACCTCATCGAGAAGACCGACCGTAAGATCTGGGCCTTCGTAGGCGACGGCGAAACGGACGAGGTCGACACCCTCGGCGCCATCTCACTCGGTGCCCGCGAGAAGCTCGACAACCTGATCTTCGTCGTCAACTGCAACCTGCAGCGCCTCGATGGTCCCGTTCGCGGCAACAAGCGCATCATCGATGAACTCGAAGGCGTCTTCCTCGGCGCTGGCTGGAACGTCATCAAGGTCATCTGGGGCTCCGATTGGGATGCCCTCTTCGAGCGCGACCACACCGGCCTGCTTCTTCGCCGGATGGAGGAGTGCGTCGATGGCGACTACCAGACCTTCAAGGCAAAGGACGGCGCGTACCTTCGCGAGCACTTCTTCGGCAAATATCCCGAGTTGCTTGAACTGGTGAAGGACTACACCGATGACCAGCTCATCACTCTCCATCGCGGCGGCCACGACCCCGCCAAGATCTACAACGCCTATAAGCGTGCGATCGAGCATAAGGGTGGTCCGACCGTTATCCTCGCCAAGACCGTCAAGGGTTACGGCCTCGGCTCCGCGCAGGCCCGCAACGCGACCCACTCCGAAAAGAAGCTTGCAGACGATGGCCTCGCTGCCTTCGTGAAGCGCTTCGACATTCCGATTCCCGAGCAGGCCGCCAAGGACGGAGCTTTCTACCGTCCTGAGCAGAGCGCTCCCGAGATCGTCTACATGCAGGAGCGCCGTAAGGAGCTTGGCGGGTACCTACCCTCCCGCACCGTTCCGAAGCGCGACTTCAGGGCACCCGGGCTGGACTTCTTTACCGACTGGCTGGGCGGCTCAAAGGGTCGCGCCGTCTCGACCACCATGGGCTTTGTTAACATGCTGAACGCCCTGCTAAAGAATCCGGTGATCGGCAAGCTGATCGTGCCCATCGTCCCCGACGAGGGCCGCACCTTTGGCTTCGAGTCTGTCATGAAGGCCGTCGGTATCTACGCACCCGAAGGCCAGAAGTACACGCCGCACGACGCCGACATGCTGCTGCGCTACTCCGAGAAGAAGGATGGACAGATTCTCGAAGAGGGCATCACCGAAGCAGGCTCGATGGCCAGCTTCACCGCCGCCGGCACAGCGTACTCAAACTACAACGTCCCGACGATTCCCTTCTATATGTACTACTCGATGTTCGGCTTCCAGCGTATCGGCGACATGGTCTGGGCCTTCGCCGACTCACGCGGCAAGGGCTTCCTGATGGGCGGAACCGCTGGCCGTACGACGATGCTTGGCGAAGGGCTCCAACATCAGGATGGCCACAGCCACGTCCTCTCAAGTACAGTCCCAACCTGCGTCAGCTACGATCCGGCCTTCGTCTACGAACTGGCTGTAGTCGTTCAGGATGGTATCCGTCGCATGTATCAGGATGGCGAGGACGTCTTCTACTACATCACCATGTACAACGAAGACTATGCCATGCCGCCGATGCCGGAGGGTGTCACAGAAGGCATCCTCAAGGGCCTCTACAAACTTCGCTCCTCGACCGGTGGAGAAGCTGTGGCGCAGCTCTTTGGCAGCGGTCCAATTCTCAACGAAGTGCTTGAAGCGCAAACCATCCTCTCCGAGAAGTATGGCGTGCAGACCGATGTCTGGAGTGTTCCAAGCTATACCGAGGTGCGCCGTGAAGCGCTTGCGGTCGAGCGATGGAACCGCCTGCACCCCGCCGAAAAAGAGCGTCAGAGCTATCTTCAGGCCATGCTCAGCGGCACGACAGGCCCAATCATCGCTGCGAGCGATTACATGAAGTCGATTCCGGACACGCTGGCACCCTGGCTACCCGGTCGCCTGGTGACCCTCGGAACGGACGGCTTTGGGCGTTCAGACAACCGCGAACACCTCCGCCGTCACTTCGAAGTCAACGCTGCATCGATCGTAGGCGCGACCCTCTCGAAGCTCGCTCGCGAGGGTAAGTTCAAGCCGAAGGCAGCCCAGAAGGCTTTCGTCGACCTCGGTCTTGACACCGAAGCCATCGATCCGGCTCGCGCCTAA
- the argJ gene encoding bifunctional glutamate N-acetyltransferase/amino-acid acetyltransferase ArgJ, translating to MELESKEHPLPAQALPAGFVWGAVKAGIKASGNLDLAVAFAPKGAVGAAMFTKNQVVAAPVIVGRRHLQATGGRVSAVLVNAGNANCATGDVGIAACTATCVAAAEQLGCIFDEVFPSSTGIIGVPFPSGKVIAALPEATAALGTTSAHAEFFARAIMTTDTKMKVARAVIDVGGTEVRLFGTAKGAGMIHPQLGPPHATMLVYLFTDVIADAAQLQALLAPAAEKSFNSISIDGDTSTNDTVLLLASGASGIALDAQVGEAFVSALQLVCDSLAHQIVDDGEGVSHVVKLHITGARTAAEAKTVAKAIAHSPLCKTAWSSADPNWGRLMAAAGYSGVEFDPALVTIAIGGLPVFAAGMRSPYFDEAATHEVMLQREYTIHLDLGLGTEESTFLTCDLTAEYVRINADYSS from the coding sequence ATGGAACTGGAATCGAAGGAGCATCCGTTGCCGGCGCAAGCGTTGCCGGCAGGATTTGTCTGGGGTGCCGTCAAGGCCGGAATCAAGGCCAGTGGGAATCTGGATCTAGCCGTAGCCTTCGCCCCCAAAGGTGCCGTCGGCGCGGCGATGTTCACAAAGAATCAGGTCGTAGCAGCCCCGGTCATCGTCGGTAGACGCCACCTTCAAGCCACAGGCGGCCGAGTCTCCGCCGTCCTCGTCAACGCCGGTAACGCCAACTGCGCCACAGGCGATGTCGGCATCGCAGCCTGCACCGCAACCTGCGTCGCCGCAGCCGAGCAGCTTGGCTGCATCTTCGACGAAGTCTTCCCTTCCTCGACGGGTATCATCGGCGTCCCGTTTCCATCCGGCAAGGTCATCGCCGCGTTACCTGAAGCAACCGCAGCCCTCGGCACCACCTCAGCGCACGCCGAGTTCTTCGCCCGCGCCATCATGACGACCGACACGAAGATGAAGGTGGCCCGCGCCGTCATCGACGTCGGCGGCACAGAAGTCCGCCTCTTCGGCACCGCCAAGGGCGCAGGCATGATCCACCCGCAGCTAGGGCCGCCACACGCGACCATGCTCGTCTACCTCTTCACCGACGTCATCGCCGACGCCGCTCAGCTTCAGGCGCTCCTCGCACCAGCCGCCGAAAAGAGCTTCAACAGCATCTCCATCGACGGCGACACCTCGACCAACGACACCGTGCTCCTCCTCGCCAGCGGAGCAAGCGGTATTGCTCTCGACGCCCAGGTTGGTGAAGCCTTCGTCTCCGCGCTCCAACTGGTCTGCGACTCGCTCGCTCACCAGATCGTCGACGACGGCGAAGGCGTCAGCCATGTCGTCAAGCTCCACATCACCGGGGCCCGCACAGCAGCCGAAGCGAAGACCGTCGCCAAGGCCATCGCCCACTCGCCGCTCTGCAAGACGGCCTGGTCGAGCGCGGACCCGAACTGGGGCCGCCTCATGGCCGCAGCCGGTTACTCCGGCGTAGAGTTCGATCCTGCCCTCGTCACAATCGCGATCGGCGGCCTGCCCGTCTTCGCCGCCGGCATGCGCTCGCCCTACTTCGACGAGGCAGCGACCCATGAGGTCATGCTCCAACGCGAGTACACCATCCACCTTGACCTTGGCCTGGGAACGGAAGAGTCCACCTTCCTCACCTGCGACCTGACCGCTGAGTACGTCCGCATCAATGCGGACTACTCCTCCTAA
- a CDS encoding L-ribulose-5-phosphate 4-epimerase has translation MLLEELRTSVLEANLELVKRGLVLYTFGNASGVDREQGLVVIKPSGVDYDDLRPEHMVVTDLHGKIVDGSFRPSSDLDTHTLLYREFLTIGAVVHTHSEYATSFAQAGMAIPPLGTTHADYFYGPVPCTPDLTDEAIGGRYVHETGLAIVDHFKRNCIDPLAVPAVLVAGHAPFCWGKTPDDAAHNAVVLEAVAKMAYKTLTLVPGHLGVSQALLDRHYFRKHGAAATYGQGG, from the coding sequence ATGCTCCTCGAAGAACTCCGCACCTCCGTCCTTGAAGCGAATCTTGAACTGGTGAAGCGTGGCCTTGTGCTTTACACCTTTGGCAACGCGTCGGGCGTCGATCGCGAGCAGGGGCTGGTGGTCATCAAGCCCTCTGGCGTCGATTATGACGACCTACGACCGGAGCATATGGTGGTGACCGATCTCCACGGGAAGATTGTGGATGGCAGCTTCCGGCCCTCGTCCGATCTGGATACCCATACGCTGCTGTATCGCGAGTTCCTGACGATCGGTGCGGTGGTGCATACGCACTCGGAGTACGCGACGAGCTTTGCGCAGGCGGGGATGGCGATCCCTCCACTGGGGACGACCCATGCCGACTACTTCTATGGGCCGGTGCCGTGTACGCCAGATCTGACGGATGAGGCGATCGGCGGCCGCTACGTACACGAGACGGGGCTGGCGATTGTGGACCACTTCAAGCGCAACTGCATCGATCCATTGGCTGTGCCGGCGGTGCTGGTGGCTGGTCATGCACCGTTCTGCTGGGGCAAGACGCCGGATGACGCGGCTCACAATGCGGTGGTGCTCGAAGCTGTGGCGAAGATGGCCTATAAGACGCTCACGCTGGTGCCGGGACATCTTGGCGTTTCACAGGCGCTTCTGGATCGGCACTACTTCCGCAAGCATGGAGCGGCGGCTACTTATGGTCAGGGCGGCTAA
- a CDS encoding oxidoreductase, with product MAKLMSTPIETVVIGFGLAGRVFHAPFVSAVPGLRLNGIVQRKGDKASKAYPEARILRSVEEALADNTVQLVVVGTPNETHFALAKQALEAGKHVVIDKPFASTSDEARELITLAARKNVILAPFHNRRWDGDFLTVRKLLAEQAVGRLVTFESHFDRFRPLPREGTWKESSNPANGLLMDLAPHLVDQVLALFGTPEAITASVRKDRDNTDIEDAFDITLHYPRLLAMCRSSMIAADASPRFLLHGTRGSYKKFGLDPQEPTLLSGAQVPPIGMGDWLSEDKAHWGTLTIAPDPAQPATLTRTTIETEPGDYRNFYASVRDAINGTAPLAVPTEEGYRVIKLLELARESSAQGRTIPANF from the coding sequence ATGGCCAAACTCATGTCCACGCCCATCGAAACTGTTGTCATCGGCTTCGGCCTCGCAGGCCGCGTCTTCCACGCACCCTTCGTCAGCGCCGTCCCCGGCCTGCGCCTCAACGGCATTGTTCAGCGCAAGGGCGACAAGGCCAGCAAAGCTTATCCAGAAGCCCGCATCCTTCGCTCCGTCGAAGAAGCCCTCGCCGACAACACCGTCCAGCTGGTCGTCGTAGGCACCCCCAATGAGACCCACTTCGCCCTCGCGAAACAGGCTCTCGAAGCAGGCAAGCACGTCGTCATCGACAAGCCCTTCGCCTCCACCAGCGACGAAGCCCGCGAACTCATCACCCTCGCCGCCCGGAAGAATGTCATCCTCGCTCCCTTCCACAACCGCCGCTGGGACGGCGACTTCCTCACCGTCCGCAAGCTCCTCGCCGAGCAGGCTGTAGGCCGTCTCGTCACCTTCGAGTCCCACTTCGACCGCTTCCGCCCCCTACCCCGCGAAGGCACGTGGAAGGAGTCCTCAAACCCTGCCAACGGCCTCCTGATGGACCTCGCCCCGCACCTCGTCGACCAGGTCTTGGCCCTCTTCGGCACCCCCGAAGCCATCACCGCCAGCGTCCGTAAAGACCGCGATAATACCGACATCGAGGACGCCTTCGACATCACCCTGCACTATCCCCGCCTCCTTGCCATGTGCCGCTCCAGCATGATCGCTGCGGACGCCTCGCCCCGCTTCCTCCTACACGGCACCCGCGGCAGCTACAAAAAGTTCGGCCTCGACCCCCAGGAACCCACCCTCCTCTCTGGCGCCCAAGTCCCACCCATCGGCATGGGCGACTGGCTCTCCGAAGACAAAGCCCACTGGGGCACCCTTACCATCGCGCCCGACCCGGCCCAGCCCGCCACTCTGACCCGCACCACCATCGAAACCGAGCCCGGCGACTACCGCAACTTCTACGCCAGCGTACGCGACGCCATCAACGGCACCGCCCCCCTCGCCGTCCCCACCGAAGAGGGCTACCGCGTCATCAAACTCCTCGAACTAGCCCGCGAGAGTTCAGCCCAGGGCCGCACCATCCCTGCCAACTTCTAG
- the xylB gene encoding xylulokinase: MFLGIDVGTGGTRAIVINRDGTVLASHAIDHAPISSPEIGWAEQDPDDWWRAAQGAIRGALTQANVPIEAVGLTGQMHGCVMLDDSGAVLRPALIWCDQRTQPQCDWLTEKIGFDRLIELTANPALPNFTLTKLLWVRQHEPETFAKIRHVLCPKDYVRFRMTGEYAIDMQEASGTLLLDVAHRRWSEEVAEAAGIPMAWLPRLFEGPEICAHINAAGSAATGIPVGIPVAAGSGDQGAGAVGMGILKPGTVSATIGTSGVVFASTDKPTMDRLGRLHTFCHAAPGLWHVMGVTNGAGLSLRYFRDTFTPTDTYDDLLNLAENVPAGSAGLFWTPYLFGERTPHLDAKARAAFVGITASHTRGHFVRAILEGVAFSLRDTLTLFADLQIPVNEIRLGGGGARGKLWRQIQADVYGQSVGRLEAEEGGAFGAALLAGTGIGAWPTVEAACAATVRVAETTPPASAELMTAAYTEYQKIYPALKSIGRS, from the coding sequence ATGTTTTTAGGCATCGACGTAGGCACCGGCGGAACGCGCGCCATCGTAATCAACCGAGATGGCACCGTCCTCGCCTCCCATGCCATAGATCATGCCCCCATCAGTTCCCCTGAGATCGGCTGGGCCGAGCAGGACCCGGACGACTGGTGGCGCGCCGCACAAGGTGCCATCCGCGGCGCACTCACCCAGGCCAACGTCCCCATCGAAGCCGTCGGCCTCACCGGCCAGATGCACGGCTGCGTCATGCTCGACGACTCCGGCGCCGTCCTTCGTCCCGCCCTCATCTGGTGCGATCAGCGCACCCAGCCCCAGTGCGACTGGCTCACCGAGAAGATCGGCTTCGACCGCCTCATCGAACTCACCGCCAACCCCGCGCTCCCCAACTTCACCCTCACCAAGCTCCTCTGGGTCCGCCAGCACGAACCAGAAACCTTCGCCAAAATCCGACACGTCCTCTGCCCCAAGGACTACGTCCGCTTCCGCATGACCGGCGAATATGCCATCGACATGCAGGAGGCCTCAGGCACCCTGCTCCTCGACGTAGCCCACCGCCGCTGGTCCGAAGAGGTGGCCGAGGCAGCAGGCATTCCCATGGCGTGGCTACCCCGACTCTTCGAAGGCCCCGAAATCTGCGCCCACATCAACGCAGCAGGATCGGCCGCCACCGGCATTCCCGTCGGCATCCCCGTAGCCGCAGGCTCAGGCGACCAAGGCGCAGGAGCTGTCGGCATGGGCATCCTCAAGCCCGGCACCGTCTCCGCCACCATTGGGACCTCCGGCGTAGTCTTCGCCTCTACAGATAAACCAACGATGGATCGCCTCGGCCGCCTCCATACCTTCTGCCACGCCGCACCGGGCCTCTGGCACGTCATGGGCGTCACCAACGGAGCCGGTCTCAGCCTCCGCTACTTCCGCGACACCTTCACCCCGACCGACACCTACGACGACCTCCTTAATTTGGCCGAAAACGTTCCAGCAGGATCAGCCGGACTCTTCTGGACGCCCTACCTCTTCGGCGAACGCACCCCCCACCTCGACGCCAAGGCCCGCGCCGCCTTCGTAGGCATTACCGCCTCCCACACCCGTGGACACTTCGTCCGGGCCATCCTCGAAGGCGTAGCCTTCAGCCTCCGCGACACCCTCACCCTCTTCGCCGACCTCCAGATCCCCGTCAACGAGATCCGCCTCGGCGGTGGCGGCGCACGCGGCAAGCTCTGGCGGCAGATCCAGGCCGACGTCTACGGCCAATCCGTAGGCCGCCTCGAAGCCGAAGAGGGCGGAGCTTTCGGAGCCGCCCTCCTCGCAGGAACCGGCATCGGCGCATGGCCTACTGTAGAAGCAGCCTGCGCCGCCACCGTCCGCGTAGCCGAAACCACCCCGCCAGCAAGTGCCGAACTCATGACCGCCGCCTACACCGAATATCAGAAGATCTACCCCGCCCTGAAATCAATAGGCCGCTCATAA